The following proteins are encoded in a genomic region of Arachis stenosperma cultivar V10309 chromosome 4, arast.V10309.gnm1.PFL2, whole genome shotgun sequence:
- the LOC130976085 gene encoding E3 ubiquitin-protein ligase UPL6-like isoform X4 encodes MFFSGDPSTRKRIDLGGRSSKERDRKNLLEQTRLERNRRMWLRQQNSAAIKIQKCYRGRKVVRNEQSKLREKCHKIYGKYCQNLDRSAFGPDSDFLRQFLFFFNAENNDDVLALVNICRLLQQFVQQSGDVVGLFSGLDYSSTCPLVNYRVKQLVYTCIRALHQNRNQLKDQFLLAPEESSVTAIPLLEVLVLLIDIKLPWSCKIVGHMFQNNAFRLLREIILTAKDDVDNRIYPAKGSSLERVLTVVMCHIGQKPCICSYFDLRYGFSSQILTIPFLWDAFPDLRQVYATQDLNQHYVHQMATLVPDLINFLPKDISDEIPTYACLLGNILETAGIALSQPDCSFDMAMDLAAIATFLLESHPSLKLLNKKENSVTREDDTGDDEVMEVALDRKLEQQICNAIDTRFLLQLTNMLFRDISSVNGSDYGPDDREVAAVGAICGFLYVIFNTLPLERIMTVLAYRTELVPMLWKFMKQCHENKQWLSLSERLSYLSGDAPGWLLPLAVFCPVYKHMLMIVDNEEFYEQGKPLSLEDIRSLIILLKQVLWQLLWVNHTSSATPVKSVPVTTVSKRQSIEAIQQRVSIVVSELLSQLQDWNNRRQFTSPTDFHADGVNDSFISQALMEKTRANEVLKQAALLIPFTSRVKIFTSQLADVRQQHGSQALFTRNRFRIRRDHILEDAYNQMSQLSEDDLQGLIRVSFVNEFGVEEAGIDGGGIFKDFMENITRAAFDVQYGLFKETADHQLYPNPGSGMIHEQHLQFFHFLGTLLAKAMFEGILVDLPFATFFLSKLKLKHNYLNDLPSLDPELYRHLIFLKHYKGNISELELYFVIVNNEYGEQTEEELLPGGTNKRVTNENVITFIHLVANHRLNSQIRQQSSHFLRGFQQLIQKDWIDMFNEQELQLLISGSLDSLDVDDLRLHTNYAGGYHSEHYVIEMFWEVLKGFSTENKKKFLKFVTGCSRGPLLGFRYLEPLFCIQRAGGNAIDEALDRLPTSATCMNLLKLPPYTSKEQMETKLLYAINAEAGFDLS; translated from the exons GAGTGCTTTTGGTCCAGATTCTGATTTCCTCCGGCAGttcctctttttctttaatGCAGAAAATAATGATGATGTTTTAGCTCTTGTGAATATTTGTCGACTGCTTCAACAGTTTGTTCAACAGAGTG GGGACGTTGTGGGGCTTTTTTCTGGTCTAGATTACTCATCCACTTGTCCTCTGGTCAACTACCGGGTGAAGCAGTTGGTATATACTTGTATTCGAGCCTTACATCAGAATAG AAATCAGTTGAAGGATCAATTTTTATTGGCTCCTGAGGAATCTAGTGTAACAGCTATTCCTTTATTGGAAGTTTTAGTGTTATTGATAGATATCAAACTTCCATGGAGCTGTAAGATAGTAGGACATATGTTTCAAAACAATGCATTTCGTCTACTTAGAGAGATTATTCTCACAGCAAAG GATGATGTAGATAATCGTATTTACCCCGCAAAGGGATCATCATTGGAACGTGTGCTTACTGTTGTAATGTGTCATATTGGTCAGAAGCCATGTATTTGTTCATATTTTGATCTAAGATATGGCTTCTCTTCGCAAATCCTTACAATTCCGTTCCTGTGGGATGCTTTTCCAGACTTAAGACAG GTTTATGCAACACAAGACCTGAATCAACATTATGTTCATCAGATGGCAACTCTTGTTCCAGATCTAATCAATTTTCTACCTAAGGACATATCTGATGAAATTCCTACCTATGCTTGTCTGCTTGGAAATATATTAGAAACCGCGGGAATTGCTTTGTCACAACCTGACTGTTCGTTTGATATG GCCATGGACCTTGCAGCTATTGCTACATTTTTGCTTGAGTCACACCCATCGCTGAAACTGTTGAATAAGAAAGAAA ATTCCGTGACTCGTGAGGATGACACTGGTGATGATGAAGTCATGGAAGTAGCTTTGGACAGGAAATTGGAGCAACAAATTTGCAATGCCATAGATACTCGCTTCCTTCTACAATTG ACAAATATGTTATTTAGAGATATTTCATCTGTCAATGGTTCAGATTATGGGCCAGATGATCGGGAGGTTGCAGCTGTTGGTGCTATTTGTGGATTTTTATATGTTATCTTCAACACATTGCCACTTGAAAGGATTATGACTGTGCTTGCTTACAGAACCGAACTTGTTCCTATGTTATGGAAATTTATGAAGCAGTGTCATGAGAATAAACAATGGTTATCTTTGTCTGAGCGGTTATCTTACCTTTCTGGTGACGCACCTGGTTGGCTGTTACCTCTGGCTGTATTCTGTCCTGTCTACAA GCACATGCTCATGATAGTTGATAATGAGGAGTTCTATGAGCAGGGGAAACCACTATCACTGGAGGACATTAGAAGCCTAATCATTCTGTTAAAACAG GTTCTGTGGCAGTTGTTGTGGGTGAATCATACATCATCTGCTACTCCAGTAAAATCTGTTCCAGTTACCACGGTTAGTAAAAGGCAATCTATTGAAGCCATTCAACAGAGGGTTAGCATTGTGGTCTCTGAGCTGCTCTCCCAG CTGCAAGATTGGAACAATCGTCGACAGTTTACTTCCCCCACTGACTTCCATGCTGATGGGGTGAATGACTCCTTCATCTCTCAG GCTTTGATGGAAAAGACACGAGCAAATGAAGTTTTAAAACAGGCTGCTTTGTTGATACCATTTACAAGCAGGGTTAAAATATTCACT TCTCAACTAGCTGATGTTCGGCAACAACATGGATCTCAGGCCTTATTTACTAGAAACAGATTCAGAATAAGACGAGATCATATCTTGGAGGATGCTTATAATCAAATGAGCCAGTTGTCAGAAGATGATCTTCAGGGATTG ATTCGTGTGAGTTTTGTAAATGAATTTGGAGTTGAAGAGGCTGGAATAGATGGAGGTGGAATATTCAAAGATTTCATGGAGAACATCACACGTGCTGCCTTTGATGTGCAGTATGGATTATTTAAG GAAACAGCAGATCACCAGCTTTATCCCAATCCTGGATCAGGGATGATACATGAGCAACATCTTCAATTTTTCCACTTTCTTGGTACACTCCTTGCAAAG GCAATGTTTGAAGGGATTCTGGTTGATTTACCATTTGCTACTTTCTTTTTGAGCAAATTGAAACTAAA GCACAACTATTTGAATGACTTGCCATCTTTGGACCCAGAATTGTATCGTCATCTTATATTTCTAAAG CATTACAAGGGTAACATTTCGGAGTTGGAACTATACTTTGTTATAGTAAACAATGAATATGGAGAACAAACTGAAGAGGAGCTCCTACCTGGCGGGACAAACAAACGTGTCACTAATGAGAATGTCATTACTTTTATCCATCTTGTAGCTAATCATCGCTTGAATTCTCAG ATACGTCAACAAAGTTCTCATTTCCTGAGAGGATTTCAGCAACTTATTCAGAAAGATTGGATTGATATGTTTAACGAGCAAGAACTGCAG CTTTTGATATCGGGTTCACTTGACAGCTTGGATGTTGATGATTTGCGACTTCATACAAATTATGCAGGAGGCTATCATAGC gAGCATTATGTGATTGAGATGTTCTGGGAAGTTCTCAAAGGATTTTCCAcggaaaacaagaaaaagtttttgaa ATTTGTGACAGGCTGCTCTCGCGGACCATTGCTTGGTTTCCGGTATCTTGAACCTTTGTTTTGCATACAAAG GGCTGGTGGTAATGCTATTGATGAAGCCCTAGATCGATTACCCACATCAGCTACTTGTATGAATCTGCTCAAGCTTCCGCCTTATACAAG TAAGGAGCAAATGGAAACCAAATTATTGTATGCTATAAATGCCGAAGCTggatttgatttgagttaa
- the LOC130976085 gene encoding E3 ubiquitin-protein ligase UPL6-like isoform X7 — protein MFFSGDPSTRKRIDLGGRSSKERDRKNLLEQTRLERNRRMWLRQQNSAAIKIQKCYRGRKVVRNEQSKLREKCHKIYGKYCQNLDRSAFGPDSDFLRQFLFFFNAENNDDVLALVNICRLLQQFVQQSGDVVGLFSGLDYSSTCPLVNYRVKQLVYTCIRALHQNRNQLKDQFLLAPEESSVTAIPLLEVLVLLIDIKLPWSCKIVGHMFQNNAFRLLREIILTAKDDVDNRIYPAKGSSLERVLTVVMCHIGQKPCICSYFDLRYGFSSQILTIPFLWDAFPDLRQVYATQDLNQHYVHQMATLVPDLINFLPKDISDEIPTYACLLGNILETAGIALSQPDCSFDMAMDLAAIATFLLESHPSLKLLNKKEISDSVTREDDTGDDEVMEVALDRKLEQQICNAIDTRFLLQLTNMLFRDISSVNGSDYGPDDREVAAVGAICGFLYVIFNTLPLERIMTVLAYRTELVPMLWKFMKQCHENKQWLSLSERLSYLSGDAPGWLLPLAVFCPVYKHMLMIVDNEEFYEQGKPLSLEDIRSLIILLKQVLWQLLWVNHTSSATPVKSVPVTTVSKRQSIEAIQQRVSIVVSELLSQLQDWNNRRQFTSPTDFHADGVNDSFISQALMEKTRANEVLKQAALLIPFTSRVKIFTSQLADLFFHQSQLADVRQQHGSQALFTRNRFRIRRDHILEDAYNQMSQLSEDDLQGLIRVSFVNEFGVEEAGIDGGGIFKDFMENITRAAFDVQYGLFKETADHQLYPNPGSGMIHEQHLQFFHFLGTLLAKAMFEGILVDLPFATFFLSKLKLKHNYLNDLPSLDPELYRHLIFLKGQSHSYIAPPNLQLFLISYV, from the exons GAGTGCTTTTGGTCCAGATTCTGATTTCCTCCGGCAGttcctctttttctttaatGCAGAAAATAATGATGATGTTTTAGCTCTTGTGAATATTTGTCGACTGCTTCAACAGTTTGTTCAACAGAGTG GGGACGTTGTGGGGCTTTTTTCTGGTCTAGATTACTCATCCACTTGTCCTCTGGTCAACTACCGGGTGAAGCAGTTGGTATATACTTGTATTCGAGCCTTACATCAGAATAG AAATCAGTTGAAGGATCAATTTTTATTGGCTCCTGAGGAATCTAGTGTAACAGCTATTCCTTTATTGGAAGTTTTAGTGTTATTGATAGATATCAAACTTCCATGGAGCTGTAAGATAGTAGGACATATGTTTCAAAACAATGCATTTCGTCTACTTAGAGAGATTATTCTCACAGCAAAG GATGATGTAGATAATCGTATTTACCCCGCAAAGGGATCATCATTGGAACGTGTGCTTACTGTTGTAATGTGTCATATTGGTCAGAAGCCATGTATTTGTTCATATTTTGATCTAAGATATGGCTTCTCTTCGCAAATCCTTACAATTCCGTTCCTGTGGGATGCTTTTCCAGACTTAAGACAG GTTTATGCAACACAAGACCTGAATCAACATTATGTTCATCAGATGGCAACTCTTGTTCCAGATCTAATCAATTTTCTACCTAAGGACATATCTGATGAAATTCCTACCTATGCTTGTCTGCTTGGAAATATATTAGAAACCGCGGGAATTGCTTTGTCACAACCTGACTGTTCGTTTGATATG GCCATGGACCTTGCAGCTATTGCTACATTTTTGCTTGAGTCACACCCATCGCTGAAACTGTTGAATAAGAAAGAAA TTTCAGATTCCGTGACTCGTGAGGATGACACTGGTGATGATGAAGTCATGGAAGTAGCTTTGGACAGGAAATTGGAGCAACAAATTTGCAATGCCATAGATACTCGCTTCCTTCTACAATTG ACAAATATGTTATTTAGAGATATTTCATCTGTCAATGGTTCAGATTATGGGCCAGATGATCGGGAGGTTGCAGCTGTTGGTGCTATTTGTGGATTTTTATATGTTATCTTCAACACATTGCCACTTGAAAGGATTATGACTGTGCTTGCTTACAGAACCGAACTTGTTCCTATGTTATGGAAATTTATGAAGCAGTGTCATGAGAATAAACAATGGTTATCTTTGTCTGAGCGGTTATCTTACCTTTCTGGTGACGCACCTGGTTGGCTGTTACCTCTGGCTGTATTCTGTCCTGTCTACAA GCACATGCTCATGATAGTTGATAATGAGGAGTTCTATGAGCAGGGGAAACCACTATCACTGGAGGACATTAGAAGCCTAATCATTCTGTTAAAACAG GTTCTGTGGCAGTTGTTGTGGGTGAATCATACATCATCTGCTACTCCAGTAAAATCTGTTCCAGTTACCACGGTTAGTAAAAGGCAATCTATTGAAGCCATTCAACAGAGGGTTAGCATTGTGGTCTCTGAGCTGCTCTCCCAG CTGCAAGATTGGAACAATCGTCGACAGTTTACTTCCCCCACTGACTTCCATGCTGATGGGGTGAATGACTCCTTCATCTCTCAG GCTTTGATGGAAAAGACACGAGCAAATGAAGTTTTAAAACAGGCTGCTTTGTTGATACCATTTACAAGCAGGGTTAAAATATTCACT TCTCAACTAGCTGATTTATTTTTTCACCAGTCTCAACTAGCTGATGTTCGGCAACAACATGGATCTCAGGCCTTATTTACTAGAAACAGATTCAGAATAAGACGAGATCATATCTTGGAGGATGCTTATAATCAAATGAGCCAGTTGTCAGAAGATGATCTTCAGGGATTG ATTCGTGTGAGTTTTGTAAATGAATTTGGAGTTGAAGAGGCTGGAATAGATGGAGGTGGAATATTCAAAGATTTCATGGAGAACATCACACGTGCTGCCTTTGATGTGCAGTATGGATTATTTAAG GAAACAGCAGATCACCAGCTTTATCCCAATCCTGGATCAGGGATGATACATGAGCAACATCTTCAATTTTTCCACTTTCTTGGTACACTCCTTGCAAAG GCAATGTTTGAAGGGATTCTGGTTGATTTACCATTTGCTACTTTCTTTTTGAGCAAATTGAAACTAAA GCACAACTATTTGAATGACTTGCCATCTTTGGACCCAGAATTGTATCGTCATCTTATATTTCTAAAG GGGCAGAGCCACTCATACATTGCCCCCCCTAACCTTCAACTTTTTCTCATAAGTTATGTGTAA
- the LOC130976085 gene encoding E3 ubiquitin-protein ligase UPL6-like isoform X5: MFFSGDPSTRKRIDLGGRSSKERDRKNLLEQTRLERNRRMWLRQQNSAAIKIQKCYRGRKVVRNEQSKLREKCHKIYGKYCQNLDRSAFGPDSDFLRQFLFFFNAENNDDVLALVNICRLLQQFVQQSGDVVGLFSGLDYSSTCPLVNYRVKQLVYTCIRALHQNRNQLKDQFLLAPEESSVTAIPLLEVLVLLIDIKLPWSCKIVGHMFQNNAFRLLREIILTAKDDVDNRIYPAKGSSLERVLTVVMCHIGQKPCICSYFDLRYGFSSQILTIPFLWDAFPDLRQVYATQDLNQHYVHQMATLVPDLINFLPKDISDEIPTYACLLGNILETAGIALSQPDCSFDMAMDLAAIATFLLESHPSLKLLNKKEISDSVTREDDTGDDEVMEVALDRKLEQQICNAIDTRFLLQLTNMLFRDISSVNGSDYGPDDREVAAVGAICGFLYVIFNTLPLERIMTVLAYRTELVPMLWKFMKQCHENKQWLSLSERLSYLSGDAPGWLLPLAVFCPVYKHMLMIVDNEEFYEQGKPLSLEDIRSLIILLKQVLWQLLWVNHTSSATPVKSVPVTTVSKRQSIEAIQQRVSIVVSELLSQLQDWNNRRQFTSPTDFHADGVNDSFISQALMEKTRANEVLKQAALLIPFTSRVKIFTSQLADLFFHQSQLADVRQQHGSQALFTRNRFRIRRDHILEDAYNQMSQLSEDDLQGLIRVSFVNEFGVEEAGIDGGGIFKDFMENITRAAFDVQYGLFKETADHQLYPNPGSGMIHEQHLQFFHFLGTLLAKAMFEGILVDLPFATFFLSKLKLKHNYLNDLPSLDPELYRHLIFLKQRLFVFCGRGWGCSTRSLLLYCLGYGVPGGEVEFNSYSLGELIIDCLHGMAGAEPLIHCPP; this comes from the exons GAGTGCTTTTGGTCCAGATTCTGATTTCCTCCGGCAGttcctctttttctttaatGCAGAAAATAATGATGATGTTTTAGCTCTTGTGAATATTTGTCGACTGCTTCAACAGTTTGTTCAACAGAGTG GGGACGTTGTGGGGCTTTTTTCTGGTCTAGATTACTCATCCACTTGTCCTCTGGTCAACTACCGGGTGAAGCAGTTGGTATATACTTGTATTCGAGCCTTACATCAGAATAG AAATCAGTTGAAGGATCAATTTTTATTGGCTCCTGAGGAATCTAGTGTAACAGCTATTCCTTTATTGGAAGTTTTAGTGTTATTGATAGATATCAAACTTCCATGGAGCTGTAAGATAGTAGGACATATGTTTCAAAACAATGCATTTCGTCTACTTAGAGAGATTATTCTCACAGCAAAG GATGATGTAGATAATCGTATTTACCCCGCAAAGGGATCATCATTGGAACGTGTGCTTACTGTTGTAATGTGTCATATTGGTCAGAAGCCATGTATTTGTTCATATTTTGATCTAAGATATGGCTTCTCTTCGCAAATCCTTACAATTCCGTTCCTGTGGGATGCTTTTCCAGACTTAAGACAG GTTTATGCAACACAAGACCTGAATCAACATTATGTTCATCAGATGGCAACTCTTGTTCCAGATCTAATCAATTTTCTACCTAAGGACATATCTGATGAAATTCCTACCTATGCTTGTCTGCTTGGAAATATATTAGAAACCGCGGGAATTGCTTTGTCACAACCTGACTGTTCGTTTGATATG GCCATGGACCTTGCAGCTATTGCTACATTTTTGCTTGAGTCACACCCATCGCTGAAACTGTTGAATAAGAAAGAAA TTTCAGATTCCGTGACTCGTGAGGATGACACTGGTGATGATGAAGTCATGGAAGTAGCTTTGGACAGGAAATTGGAGCAACAAATTTGCAATGCCATAGATACTCGCTTCCTTCTACAATTG ACAAATATGTTATTTAGAGATATTTCATCTGTCAATGGTTCAGATTATGGGCCAGATGATCGGGAGGTTGCAGCTGTTGGTGCTATTTGTGGATTTTTATATGTTATCTTCAACACATTGCCACTTGAAAGGATTATGACTGTGCTTGCTTACAGAACCGAACTTGTTCCTATGTTATGGAAATTTATGAAGCAGTGTCATGAGAATAAACAATGGTTATCTTTGTCTGAGCGGTTATCTTACCTTTCTGGTGACGCACCTGGTTGGCTGTTACCTCTGGCTGTATTCTGTCCTGTCTACAA GCACATGCTCATGATAGTTGATAATGAGGAGTTCTATGAGCAGGGGAAACCACTATCACTGGAGGACATTAGAAGCCTAATCATTCTGTTAAAACAG GTTCTGTGGCAGTTGTTGTGGGTGAATCATACATCATCTGCTACTCCAGTAAAATCTGTTCCAGTTACCACGGTTAGTAAAAGGCAATCTATTGAAGCCATTCAACAGAGGGTTAGCATTGTGGTCTCTGAGCTGCTCTCCCAG CTGCAAGATTGGAACAATCGTCGACAGTTTACTTCCCCCACTGACTTCCATGCTGATGGGGTGAATGACTCCTTCATCTCTCAG GCTTTGATGGAAAAGACACGAGCAAATGAAGTTTTAAAACAGGCTGCTTTGTTGATACCATTTACAAGCAGGGTTAAAATATTCACT TCTCAACTAGCTGATTTATTTTTTCACCAGTCTCAACTAGCTGATGTTCGGCAACAACATGGATCTCAGGCCTTATTTACTAGAAACAGATTCAGAATAAGACGAGATCATATCTTGGAGGATGCTTATAATCAAATGAGCCAGTTGTCAGAAGATGATCTTCAGGGATTG ATTCGTGTGAGTTTTGTAAATGAATTTGGAGTTGAAGAGGCTGGAATAGATGGAGGTGGAATATTCAAAGATTTCATGGAGAACATCACACGTGCTGCCTTTGATGTGCAGTATGGATTATTTAAG GAAACAGCAGATCACCAGCTTTATCCCAATCCTGGATCAGGGATGATACATGAGCAACATCTTCAATTTTTCCACTTTCTTGGTACACTCCTTGCAAAG GCAATGTTTGAAGGGATTCTGGTTGATTTACCATTTGCTACTTTCTTTTTGAGCAAATTGAAACTAAA GCACAACTATTTGAATGACTTGCCATCTTTGGACCCAGAATTGTATCGTCATCTTATATTTCTAAAG CAAAGGTTATTTGTGTTTTGTGGCAGGGGGTGGGGGTGTTCAACAAGGTCTTTATTGCTATATTGTCTTGGGTACGGAGTACCTGGGGGTGAGGTGGAGTTTAACTCATATAGTTTGGGAGAACTGATCATAGATTGCTTGCATGGCATGGCAGGGGCAGAGCCACTCATACATTGCCCCCCCTAA
- the LOC130976085 gene encoding E3 ubiquitin-protein ligase UPL6-like isoform X6 — protein sequence MFFSGDPSTRKRIDLGGRSSKERDRKNLLEQTRLERNRRMWLRQQNSAAIKIQKCYRGRKVVRNEQSKLREKCHKIYGKYCQNLDRSAFGPDSDFLRQFLFFFNAENNDDVLALVNICRLLQQFVQQSGDVVGLFSGLDYSSTCPLVNYRVKQLVYTCIRALHQNRNQLKDQFLLAPEESSVTAIPLLEVLVLLIDIKLPWSCKIVGHMFQNNAFRLLREIILTAKDDVDNRIYPAKGSSLERVLTVVMCHIGQKPCICSYFDLRYGFSSQILTIPFLWDAFPDLRQVYATQDLNQHYVHQMATLVPDLINFLPKDISDEIPTYACLLGNILETAGIALSQPDCSFDMAMDLAAIATFLLESHPSLKLLNKKEISDSVTREDDTGDDEVMEVALDRKLEQQICNAIDTRFLLQLTNMLFRDISSVNGSDYGPDDREVAAVGAICGFLYVIFNTLPLERIMTVLAYRTELVPMLWKFMKQCHENKQWLSLSERLSYLSGDAPGWLLPLAVFCPVYKHMLMIVDNEEFYEQGKPLSLEDIRSLIILLKQVLWQLLWVNHTSSATPVKSVPVTTVSKRQSIEAIQQRVSIVVSELLSQLQDWNNRRQFTSPTDFHADGVNDSFISQALMEKTRANEVLKQAALLIPFTSRVKIFTSQLADLFFHQSQLADVRQQHGSQALFTRNRFRIRRDHILEDAYNQMSQLSEDDLQGLIRVSFVNEFGVEEAGIDGGGIFKDFMENITRAAFDVQYGLFKETADHQLYPNPGSGMIHEQHLQFFHFLGTLLAKAMFEGILVDLPFATFFLSKLKLKHNYLNDLPSLDPELYRHLIFLKGVGVFNKVFIAILSWVRSTWG from the exons GAGTGCTTTTGGTCCAGATTCTGATTTCCTCCGGCAGttcctctttttctttaatGCAGAAAATAATGATGATGTTTTAGCTCTTGTGAATATTTGTCGACTGCTTCAACAGTTTGTTCAACAGAGTG GGGACGTTGTGGGGCTTTTTTCTGGTCTAGATTACTCATCCACTTGTCCTCTGGTCAACTACCGGGTGAAGCAGTTGGTATATACTTGTATTCGAGCCTTACATCAGAATAG AAATCAGTTGAAGGATCAATTTTTATTGGCTCCTGAGGAATCTAGTGTAACAGCTATTCCTTTATTGGAAGTTTTAGTGTTATTGATAGATATCAAACTTCCATGGAGCTGTAAGATAGTAGGACATATGTTTCAAAACAATGCATTTCGTCTACTTAGAGAGATTATTCTCACAGCAAAG GATGATGTAGATAATCGTATTTACCCCGCAAAGGGATCATCATTGGAACGTGTGCTTACTGTTGTAATGTGTCATATTGGTCAGAAGCCATGTATTTGTTCATATTTTGATCTAAGATATGGCTTCTCTTCGCAAATCCTTACAATTCCGTTCCTGTGGGATGCTTTTCCAGACTTAAGACAG GTTTATGCAACACAAGACCTGAATCAACATTATGTTCATCAGATGGCAACTCTTGTTCCAGATCTAATCAATTTTCTACCTAAGGACATATCTGATGAAATTCCTACCTATGCTTGTCTGCTTGGAAATATATTAGAAACCGCGGGAATTGCTTTGTCACAACCTGACTGTTCGTTTGATATG GCCATGGACCTTGCAGCTATTGCTACATTTTTGCTTGAGTCACACCCATCGCTGAAACTGTTGAATAAGAAAGAAA TTTCAGATTCCGTGACTCGTGAGGATGACACTGGTGATGATGAAGTCATGGAAGTAGCTTTGGACAGGAAATTGGAGCAACAAATTTGCAATGCCATAGATACTCGCTTCCTTCTACAATTG ACAAATATGTTATTTAGAGATATTTCATCTGTCAATGGTTCAGATTATGGGCCAGATGATCGGGAGGTTGCAGCTGTTGGTGCTATTTGTGGATTTTTATATGTTATCTTCAACACATTGCCACTTGAAAGGATTATGACTGTGCTTGCTTACAGAACCGAACTTGTTCCTATGTTATGGAAATTTATGAAGCAGTGTCATGAGAATAAACAATGGTTATCTTTGTCTGAGCGGTTATCTTACCTTTCTGGTGACGCACCTGGTTGGCTGTTACCTCTGGCTGTATTCTGTCCTGTCTACAA GCACATGCTCATGATAGTTGATAATGAGGAGTTCTATGAGCAGGGGAAACCACTATCACTGGAGGACATTAGAAGCCTAATCATTCTGTTAAAACAG GTTCTGTGGCAGTTGTTGTGGGTGAATCATACATCATCTGCTACTCCAGTAAAATCTGTTCCAGTTACCACGGTTAGTAAAAGGCAATCTATTGAAGCCATTCAACAGAGGGTTAGCATTGTGGTCTCTGAGCTGCTCTCCCAG CTGCAAGATTGGAACAATCGTCGACAGTTTACTTCCCCCACTGACTTCCATGCTGATGGGGTGAATGACTCCTTCATCTCTCAG GCTTTGATGGAAAAGACACGAGCAAATGAAGTTTTAAAACAGGCTGCTTTGTTGATACCATTTACAAGCAGGGTTAAAATATTCACT TCTCAACTAGCTGATTTATTTTTTCACCAGTCTCAACTAGCTGATGTTCGGCAACAACATGGATCTCAGGCCTTATTTACTAGAAACAGATTCAGAATAAGACGAGATCATATCTTGGAGGATGCTTATAATCAAATGAGCCAGTTGTCAGAAGATGATCTTCAGGGATTG ATTCGTGTGAGTTTTGTAAATGAATTTGGAGTTGAAGAGGCTGGAATAGATGGAGGTGGAATATTCAAAGATTTCATGGAGAACATCACACGTGCTGCCTTTGATGTGCAGTATGGATTATTTAAG GAAACAGCAGATCACCAGCTTTATCCCAATCCTGGATCAGGGATGATACATGAGCAACATCTTCAATTTTTCCACTTTCTTGGTACACTCCTTGCAAAG GCAATGTTTGAAGGGATTCTGGTTGATTTACCATTTGCTACTTTCTTTTTGAGCAAATTGAAACTAAA GCACAACTATTTGAATGACTTGCCATCTTTGGACCCAGAATTGTATCGTCATCTTATATTTCTAAAG GGGGTGGGGGTGTTCAACAAGGTCTTTATTGCTATATTGTCTTGGGTACGGAGTACCTGGGGGTGA